In a genomic window of Roseiflexus castenholzii DSM 13941:
- a CDS encoding ABC transporter permease subunit produces the protein MINLIRAEWLKLSRRPLSWILLTIFLVLLVVQVLVQFALTVGMPVRSGVVSAQFEEWRRGILFPGIFATALSHVNGLGGIFAVIFAAGAIGSEYSWGTLRTHLARDPARGRYLLAKLATIMLALAAATLLAVALASLLGVIVAPLLGASVRISSGDLANLILGVLRALYVLLPYVLLTVYAALLTRSLLGGLAVGLSYIIVEAGFGALALLRVLGGVWALVYNLTIGQNINTLTLMNRHAFGLRPETTAPLDLSQLPSPLQATLVVAVYSTLFLVLSLHLFRTRDIAGPG, from the coding sequence ATGATTAATCTCATTCGCGCGGAATGGCTCAAACTGTCGCGCCGTCCGTTGAGCTGGATCCTGCTGACGATTTTTCTCGTGCTGCTCGTGGTACAGGTGCTGGTTCAGTTTGCGCTGACGGTCGGCATGCCGGTGCGAAGCGGCGTGGTGAGCGCTCAATTCGAGGAGTGGCGGCGTGGCATCCTTTTTCCCGGGATCTTTGCAACGGCTCTCAGTCACGTCAATGGTTTGGGCGGCATTTTTGCCGTCATTTTCGCGGCTGGCGCGATTGGCAGCGAGTATAGTTGGGGGACGCTCCGCACCCATCTGGCGCGTGATCCGGCGCGAGGTCGCTACCTGCTGGCGAAGCTGGCGACGATTATGCTCGCGCTGGCGGCGGCAACGCTGCTGGCAGTGGCGCTTGCGTCGCTTCTGGGGGTGATTGTGGCGCCGCTCCTCGGTGCGAGTGTGCGCATTTCCTCCGGCGATCTGGCAAACCTGATCCTGGGGGTCCTCCGCGCGCTCTATGTGTTGCTGCCATACGTCCTCCTGACGGTCTATGCCGCATTGCTCACCCGTTCGCTGCTTGGAGGGCTGGCGGTCGGCCTCTCCTACATCATTGTCGAAGCAGGTTTCGGCGCGCTGGCGTTGCTGCGCGTTCTCGGAGGCGTCTGGGCGCTGGTGTACAATTTGACCATCGGGCAGAATATCAATACCCTGACGCTGATGAACCGCCATGCCTTCGGACTGCGTCCGGAAACGACAGCACCGCTCGATCTCTCCCAACTGCCCTCGCCACTCCAGGCGACCCTCGTGGTTGCCGTCTACTCGACGCTGTTCTTGGTCCTTTCGTTGCACCTCTTTCGCACCCGCGACATTGCCGGTCCGGGCTAA
- a CDS encoding adenosine-specific kinase produces the protein MQLTTVKVENPDGLNIILGQTHFIKTVEDIHEALVNTVPGIKFGLAFCEASGKCLVRWSGSEEALIDLARRNALAIGAGHTFIVVLGAGYYPINVLNAIKAVPEVCRIFCATANPLEVVVAVTDQGRGVLGVIDGSPPAGVESEDDIAWRKGFLRQIGYKLG, from the coding sequence ATGCAACTTACAACCGTAAAGGTCGAAAACCCGGATGGACTGAACATTATTCTGGGGCAGACGCATTTCATCAAAACGGTCGAAGACATCCATGAGGCGCTGGTCAACACCGTTCCCGGCATCAAGTTCGGTCTGGCGTTCTGTGAGGCATCCGGCAAATGTCTGGTGCGCTGGAGCGGCTCCGAAGAGGCGTTGATCGATCTGGCGCGGCGCAACGCACTGGCGATCGGCGCCGGTCACACATTTATCGTTGTGTTAGGAGCGGGATACTACCCGATCAATGTGCTCAATGCTATCAAGGCGGTTCCCGAAGTGTGCCGTATTTTCTGTGCCACAGCCAATCCGCTCGAAGTCGTCGTCGCCGTGACAGACCAGGGGCGTGGCGTGCTCGGCGTGATCGACGGCAGTCCTCCCGCAGGCGTCGAGAGCGAAGACGATATTGCCTGGCGCAAAGGGTTTCTCCGTCAGATCGGATACAAGCTTGGCTGA
- a CDS encoding ABC transporter ATP-binding protein, which produces MDAVIRTEELTKRFGDRVAVDRINLEIRPGEIFGFLGPNGAGKTTTIGMLLGLIRPTSGRAFVLGYDIQREAAAALREVGAMIEAPAFYPYLSGRDNLRVLARAAGLPDRRVDEALAQVDLTARGRDRFSAYSQGMKQRLGIAAALLHEPRLIMLDEPTNGLDPAGQLEIRNLVRSLSGSGRTVFLCSHLLHEVEQVCQRVAILKQGRIIAQGDVASLLRRGVLVRTIGERERAEAILRSTPWVSRISTYGDAFLIDAPGDRTADLNALLTAGGVPVAEIRHYETSLEEFFLEVTAERER; this is translated from the coding sequence ATGGACGCGGTCATTCGCACCGAAGAATTGACCAAGCGGTTTGGCGATCGCGTCGCGGTCGATCGCATTAATCTCGAAATTCGTCCCGGCGAGATTTTTGGTTTCCTTGGTCCGAATGGTGCAGGGAAAACGACGACGATCGGGATGCTCTTGGGGCTGATTCGTCCCACGTCAGGTCGGGCATTCGTGCTCGGATACGACATTCAGCGTGAGGCGGCAGCCGCGCTCCGTGAGGTAGGCGCGATGATCGAAGCGCCGGCGTTTTATCCTTATCTCTCCGGGCGCGATAATCTCCGGGTGCTGGCGCGCGCCGCCGGTCTTCCCGACCGTCGCGTCGATGAGGCGCTGGCGCAAGTCGATCTGACGGCTCGGGGACGTGATCGCTTCAGTGCATACTCCCAGGGCATGAAGCAACGGTTGGGGATTGCTGCGGCGCTCCTGCACGAACCACGCCTGATTATGCTCGATGAACCAACCAATGGTCTCGATCCCGCCGGGCAACTCGAGATTCGCAATCTGGTGCGCTCGCTGTCGGGCAGTGGGCGCACGGTGTTCCTGTGCAGTCATCTGCTCCACGAGGTCGAGCAGGTCTGCCAGCGCGTCGCTATTCTCAAGCAGGGGCGCATTATTGCCCAGGGTGATGTGGCATCCCTGTTGCGGCGCGGCGTGCTGGTGCGCACGATCGGTGAACGTGAGCGGGCGGAAGCGATTCTCCGTTCGACGCCATGGGTTTCGCGCATCAGCACGTATGGCGACGCATTCCTGATCGACGCGCCGGGTGATCGTACTGCCGATCTCAATGCACTGTTGACCGCTGGCGGCGTGCCGGTGGCGGAAATTCGTCATTACGAAACCAGTCTGGAAGAGTTCTTCCTCGAAGTGACCGCTGAGCGTGAACGGTGA
- a CDS encoding protein-tyrosine phosphatase family protein — MMTEKRSAVDDLVVPKNGIAWLWRYTTAQWNRLFGLNVSRLDDLLYVGGEFHAGQWPHLRALGIRAVLSLQAEREDVFEGPPPDRVLRLEVVDFHPPTIEQLRRAVAFVSAAHADGLPTLIHCHAGVGRAPLTTAAYLVAQGMTSSEALEQVRRARPIIGLNERQMQRLIEWEQAMRG; from the coding sequence ATGATGACCGAGAAGCGATCAGCAGTGGATGATCTCGTTGTTCCGAAGAACGGCATCGCCTGGTTGTGGCGCTACACGACGGCTCAGTGGAACCGGCTCTTTGGTTTGAATGTCAGCCGCCTCGACGATCTGCTGTACGTCGGCGGCGAATTTCATGCCGGTCAATGGCCTCATCTGCGCGCGCTCGGTATTCGCGCCGTGCTGAGTCTTCAGGCAGAACGCGAGGATGTCTTCGAGGGACCGCCGCCGGATCGCGTGCTGCGACTGGAGGTGGTTGATTTTCACCCACCCACTATCGAGCAATTGCGCCGGGCAGTCGCGTTTGTCAGCGCCGCACACGCCGATGGGCTGCCCACGCTGATCCATTGTCACGCCGGAGTGGGACGCGCACCACTGACAACCGCCGCATACCTGGTGGCGCAGGGGATGACGAGCAGCGAGGCGCTGGAGCAGGTGCGTCGCGCCCGTCCGATCATCGGGCTGAATGAGCGACAGATGCAGCGGCTGATCGAGTGGGAACAGGCGATGCGTGGGTGA
- a CDS encoding Lrp/AsnC family transcriptional regulator: MLTAFVLIQAEPAKIAQIAQTVANLPNVAEVYSVTGDFDIIAVLRLAEYEQLAEVVPESLARIDGIRRTNTILAFRRYSAQDLKAAWDIGVA, translated from the coding sequence ATGCTCACCGCTTTCGTGCTCATTCAGGCTGAACCGGCAAAGATCGCGCAGATCGCGCAGACAGTCGCCAACCTGCCGAATGTTGCGGAGGTCTACAGTGTCACCGGCGACTTCGACATCATTGCGGTGCTTCGATTGGCGGAGTACGAGCAACTTGCCGAGGTTGTGCCGGAAAGCCTGGCGCGGATCGACGGTATCAGGCGCACCAACACCATTCTGGCGTTTCGTCGGTATTCGGCGCAAGATCTGAAGGCGGCGTGGGATATTGGTGTGGCGTAG
- a CDS encoding DUF3784 domain-containing protein produces MDPSYFVTPNPNFGPPEWVFFIAQFVVAIAGAYLTFMHADANPVRGPALRRLGYAMLILGLLGAIVGALRRSAIEPFTAPYWITIITVLSIALIIYAIYYATSVYPGQLAAWEASQRGKGARAAARPQPTQRSNVREGAAREEKVVANGAAPRPSGSRRAARREHKRRNK; encoded by the coding sequence ATGGACCCGAGTTACTTTGTCACTCCGAACCCCAACTTTGGCCCCCCGGAATGGGTTTTTTTTATTGCTCAGTTTGTGGTGGCCATCGCCGGCGCATACCTGACTTTTATGCACGCCGATGCGAACCCGGTGCGCGGACCGGCGCTGCGCCGTCTGGGGTATGCGATGCTCATCCTGGGTTTGCTGGGAGCGATTGTTGGTGCGCTGCGGCGCAGCGCCATCGAGCCATTCACGGCGCCGTACTGGATAACGATCATTACGGTGCTGTCCATTGCGCTGATCATCTATGCTATCTACTACGCCACCTCCGTCTATCCGGGGCAGCTTGCGGCGTGGGAAGCGTCGCAGCGCGGCAAGGGCGCACGAGCCGCTGCGCGTCCACAGCCGACACAACGCTCGAACGTGCGTGAAGGCGCCGCGCGCGAAGAAAAAGTTGTCGCCAATGGTGCTGCGCCACGACCATCGGGCAGTCGGCGCGCCGCCCGACGTGAGCATAAGCGGCGGAATAAGTAG
- the gatB gene encoding Asp-tRNA(Asn)/Glu-tRNA(Gln) amidotransferase subunit GatB, which yields MDYLVTIGLEIHAQILTRSKMFCGCSADYAHAPPNTHVCPVCMGLPGALPVPNRRAIELAALTGLALNCRISNENVISRKNYFYADLPSGYQRSQYDDPLCVDGWVEIEGDHGPKRIGLTRVHIEEDTGKLVHTNDGGSLVDFNRAGVPLMEIVSKPDLSSPEEARRYFQKLRQILVWIGVNSGDMESGALRCDANVSVRPVGQQEYGAKVEIKNINSFRFVERALAYEIERQIRALKAGEPIVQSTRGWDETSGTTVAQRTKEFAEDYRYFPEPDIPPLHLTDVWIAERRAELPELPDARRRRFIEEYELTAYDAGVLTDERAVSDFYEQAVAAARIRGVTPKDVANWMTGEFFRLLKETGETLEIAAQRLRPDYIGEVQELLNQGVITRTSAKEAFEASFREGRSPATIVAERGLAVIGAGDALTDLVRQAITGNPKVVEEYRRGKATAIKFLIGQVMKASRGQANPQAVQQALEQELARE from the coding sequence ATGGACTATCTTGTGACCATTGGGCTTGAAATCCACGCGCAGATTCTGACGCGCTCGAAAATGTTCTGCGGTTGCAGCGCCGATTATGCACATGCGCCACCCAATACGCATGTTTGCCCGGTGTGCATGGGGTTGCCTGGTGCGCTGCCGGTGCCGAACCGGCGCGCTATCGAACTCGCAGCGCTCACCGGTCTGGCGCTCAACTGTCGCATTTCCAACGAAAACGTCATTAGCCGGAAGAATTATTTCTATGCCGACCTTCCATCCGGCTATCAGCGCAGCCAGTACGACGATCCGCTCTGCGTCGATGGGTGGGTGGAGATCGAGGGGGACCACGGGCCAAAGCGGATAGGGCTGACGCGCGTGCATATCGAAGAAGACACCGGCAAACTGGTGCATACGAACGATGGCGGGTCGCTGGTCGATTTTAACCGCGCTGGCGTGCCGCTCATGGAGATCGTCTCGAAGCCGGATCTTTCTTCGCCAGAGGAGGCGCGTCGCTATTTTCAGAAACTGCGCCAGATTCTGGTCTGGATTGGCGTCAACAGCGGCGATATGGAGTCGGGTGCGCTGCGCTGCGACGCCAACGTCTCGGTGCGCCCGGTCGGGCAGCAAGAATATGGCGCCAAAGTCGAGATCAAAAATATCAACTCGTTTCGCTTCGTCGAGCGGGCGCTGGCGTATGAGATCGAACGTCAGATTCGGGCGCTCAAAGCCGGTGAGCCGATCGTTCAATCAACGCGCGGTTGGGACGAAACCAGCGGGACGACGGTTGCGCAGCGCACGAAGGAGTTTGCCGAGGATTATCGCTACTTCCCGGAACCGGATATTCCGCCGTTGCACCTGACTGATGTCTGGATCGCCGAACGGCGCGCTGAACTGCCGGAATTGCCCGATGCCCGTCGTAGACGCTTTATCGAGGAGTACGAATTGACTGCGTATGACGCTGGTGTGTTGACTGATGAGCGTGCCGTTTCTGATTTTTATGAGCAGGCAGTCGCAGCAGCGCGCATACGTGGCGTAACGCCGAAGGATGTGGCGAACTGGATGACGGGTGAGTTCTTCCGTTTGCTCAAGGAAACCGGCGAGACGCTTGAGATCGCTGCGCAACGCCTTCGCCCCGACTACATTGGCGAAGTGCAGGAATTGCTGAACCAGGGCGTGATTACACGCACCAGCGCCAAAGAAGCGTTCGAGGCTTCTTTCCGCGAAGGGCGCTCTCCGGCGACGATCGTCGCCGAGCGCGGTCTGGCAGTCATTGGAGCGGGTGACGCGCTGACGGATCTGGTACGGCAGGCGATCACCGGCAATCCGAAGGTGGTCGAAGAATATCGGCGGGGCAAGGCGACCGCCATCAAATTCCTGATCGGGCAGGTGATGAAAGCCTCGCGTGGGCAGGCGAATCCGCAGGCGGTGCAACAGGCGCTGGAGCAGGAACTGGCGCGAGAGTAG
- a CDS encoding alpha/beta hydrolase-fold protein: MSGSALFRPTFTDLRAEVERRVSNDASPETITALIDEFLAAGGDMPAPLIEYDGAVTWLFRSSTAQSVSVVGDVLGYRLDRTQMTRLQGSDLFYLTMHLPLDAHIAYAFAVDASETAARARWLDRCVPDPLNPQRIVMTNPLRMMSVLEMPGAASLIAGFDTLAETPMFAGIHGLWSAALGCWRRLWVYLPPEYDPAARRYPTLYLLDGEAYLLSAELPLMLDLMIDQNEMSPVIAVLIEPPPVRVSSVVGLRFVVDDVAPWIDARYATSHDPLDRIIGGADEYATRALMIALQRPDLFGGALAQSPQTPPIRRVAALLDRRDVRREDAPRCYVDVGRYDDPAAVESTQALCSVLVSGGAVVSYQEFAGGRSFAGWRVTLPDALRFHFGTSSLASLA, encoded by the coding sequence ATGAGTGGTAGCGCTCTGTTCCGTCCGACGTTTACCGATCTGCGCGCTGAGGTTGAGCGTCGCGTGTCCAATGACGCATCACCTGAAACAATTACTGCGCTGATCGATGAGTTCCTGGCGGCTGGCGGCGATATGCCAGCTCCTCTCATTGAGTACGATGGCGCTGTGACCTGGCTGTTCCGTAGTTCCACCGCACAATCGGTGTCGGTCGTCGGCGATGTTCTGGGCTATCGTCTGGATCGGACGCAGATGACCCGGTTGCAGGGAAGCGATCTCTTTTACCTGACGATGCATCTGCCGCTCGATGCGCACATTGCCTATGCGTTTGCGGTCGATGCATCCGAGACTGCGGCGCGCGCACGCTGGCTCGACCGGTGCGTGCCCGATCCGCTGAATCCGCAGCGAATCGTGATGACCAACCCGCTACGGATGATGTCGGTGCTTGAGATGCCTGGCGCTGCGTCGCTCATCGCCGGGTTCGATACGCTCGCCGAAACGCCGATGTTTGCCGGCATCCATGGGCTATGGAGCGCCGCCCTGGGTTGCTGGCGGCGTCTGTGGGTGTACCTGCCTCCGGAGTACGATCCCGCTGCACGGCGCTATCCGACGCTCTATCTGCTCGATGGCGAGGCGTATCTGCTCTCGGCAGAGCTGCCCCTGATGCTCGATCTCATGATCGACCAGAACGAGATGTCGCCGGTTATTGCTGTGTTGATCGAGCCGCCGCCGGTGCGTGTGTCGTCTGTGGTCGGGTTGCGCTTTGTCGTTGATGATGTGGCGCCCTGGATCGATGCCCGGTACGCCACCTCCCACGATCCGCTCGACCGGATTATTGGCGGCGCCGATGAGTATGCAACTCGCGCATTGATGATTGCACTCCAACGCCCCGACCTCTTTGGCGGCGCCCTGGCGCAATCGCCGCAGACGCCACCAATCCGGCGGGTTGCCGCGCTGCTGGATCGTCGTGATGTGCGCAGAGAGGATGCCCCGCGTTGTTATGTGGATGTCGGGCGATATGATGATCCCGCAGCCGTTGAGTCGACGCAGGCGTTGTGCAGCGTCCTGGTAAGCGGCGGCGCGGTGGTTTCGTACCAGGAGTTTGCCGGCGGGCGCAGTTTCGCCGGCTGGCGGGTTACGTTGCCTGATGCGCTTCGCTTTCACTTTGGAACGTCGTCGCTCGCCAGTTTGGCGTAA